A part of Pseudoalteromonas arctica A 37-1-2 genomic DNA contains:
- a CDS encoding methylamine utilization protein, with translation MFERALQKFAKSHYFLAIGLFFSQFALSANIELVIEDQHGQKLSGAVVELNIADKQATPSNLPIAIMDQVHKQFLPELLVVQQGQKVNFPNSDNIRHHVYSFSQAKPFQLRLYSGQPKEPITFEQQGVVVLGCNIHDSMVGYIYVASSESVYKTDKKGYVSLPINTLPAQVSVWHPLQTAPLENKKMITINSQKQLQITVNTSTPAPRNTFGSKFKAGND, from the coding sequence ATGTTTGAGCGGGCATTGCAAAAGTTTGCTAAAAGTCATTACTTTTTAGCTATAGGTTTGTTTTTTAGTCAGTTTGCTTTAAGTGCGAATATTGAATTAGTAATAGAAGATCAACACGGCCAAAAGTTATCAGGTGCAGTGGTTGAGCTTAATATTGCTGACAAACAAGCCACACCATCAAATTTGCCCATTGCTATAATGGATCAAGTCCATAAGCAGTTTTTACCCGAATTATTAGTTGTACAACAGGGTCAAAAAGTTAACTTTCCTAACAGCGATAATATTCGCCATCATGTTTATTCTTTTTCACAAGCTAAGCCTTTTCAACTAAGATTATATTCAGGGCAACCAAAAGAGCCCATTACGTTTGAGCAACAAGGGGTTGTTGTTTTAGGGTGTAATATTCATGACTCTATGGTTGGCTATATCTATGTAGCGAGTAGTGAATCCGTATATAAAACAGATAAAAAAGGCTATGTTAGTTTGCCTATTAATACGCTGCCTGCACAAGTGAGTGTGTGGCACCCTTTACAAACAGCGCCATTGGAGAATAAAAAAATGATAACAATTAATTCTCAAAAACAGTTACAGATAACAGTAAACACATCGACCCCAGCACCTAGAAATACCTTTGGTAGTAAGTTTAAGGCTGGTAATGACTAA
- a CDS encoding phosphoribosylaminoimidazolesuccinocarboxamide synthase, with amino-acid sequence MTSYKVLDVNDDLPIRTKGEVHSGKVRSVYWLTDEDSARLIKDKGYQVPTGTELAIMVISDRISAFDCIWQGENGLNGVPGKGIALNSVAAHWFKLFDKAGLAGNHIVDIPHPYVWIVRKASTVKVEAIARQYITGSMWRDYAKGIRNFCGIDLPEGLKANQKLDNVLITPSTKGIIEGVADIPPVDDVNITRANITNNLDVFNFKSADDVTKYEKLLVEGFKLISDELAKLNQIFVDTKFEFGYVEDLNGAQQLIYIDEVGTPDSSRIWDEAAYKNGKIVENSKEGFRQLLINNVPESDVLLNKDRMSEREQLAKDYILPESVMLEVSNTYVGIASKIVGKDIVIPENPRQEVITILDNDYGLIVK; translated from the coding sequence ATGACTAGCTATAAAGTTTTAGACGTAAACGATGATTTACCCATTCGTACCAAAGGTGAAGTACACAGCGGTAAAGTTCGTTCAGTTTATTGGTTAACTGATGAAGACAGCGCACGATTAATTAAAGACAAAGGCTACCAAGTACCGACAGGTACTGAGCTTGCGATTATGGTTATTTCAGACCGAATTTCTGCATTTGATTGCATTTGGCAAGGCGAAAATGGTTTAAATGGCGTACCAGGTAAAGGTATAGCGTTAAACTCAGTGGCAGCCCATTGGTTTAAGTTATTTGATAAAGCGGGTCTTGCGGGTAATCATATTGTTGATATTCCGCATCCGTATGTGTGGATTGTACGCAAAGCCAGTACCGTAAAAGTAGAGGCAATTGCTCGCCAATATATTACGGGCAGCATGTGGCGTGACTACGCTAAAGGCATACGTAACTTTTGTGGTATTGACTTACCAGAAGGCTTAAAAGCGAACCAAAAGCTTGATAACGTTTTAATTACGCCATCAACAAAAGGTATTATTGAAGGCGTTGCTGATATTCCGCCAGTTGATGATGTAAATATTACTCGCGCTAACATTACTAATAACTTAGATGTATTTAACTTTAAATCGGCAGATGACGTAACCAAATACGAAAAACTGTTAGTTGAAGGTTTTAAATTAATTAGTGATGAGCTAGCGAAGCTTAACCAAATTTTTGTAGATACAAAATTTGAGTTTGGTTATGTAGAGGATTTAAATGGCGCGCAACAGCTTATATATATAGATGAAGTAGGCACGCCTGATTCGTCACGTATTTGGGATGAAGCAGCATACAAAAATGGTAAAATTGTTGAAAATTCTAAAGAAGGTTTTCGCCAATTACTTATTAATAATGTGCCAGAGAGCGACGTATTATTAAATAAAGATCGCATGAGTGAGCGTGAGCAATTAGCAAAAGATTATATTTTACCAGAATCAGTAATGCTTGAAGTGTCAAATACCTATGTTGGCATAGCGAGCAAAATTGTAGGTAAAGATATTGTGATCCCAGAGAATCCTCGCCAAGAAGTAATTACTATTTTAGATAACGATTACGGATTAATTGTTAAATAG